The bacterium genome includes the window CTGCCGCATGAGGATGAACTGACCGGGCGCGGTGTTTCTTCCTGCGCCGTCTGCGATGGCCGCTTTTTTAAAGACAAGCCCGTGGCCGTGGTCGGCGGGGGCGATACCGCCCTGGAAGAGGCCATCTACCTTCGCCAGGTCGGGTGCGATGTCACGCTGCTGGTGCGGGGCGATCATCTCCGGGCCGGGCAGGCGATGCGGCGCAAGTTCGAGGCGCTGGAACCGCCCGTGCCGGTACGTTTTCATACCGAACTCACCGCCATCTGCCCGACGGCCGATGGCAGCCGTCTGGGTGGCGTCATGGTGCGCCATACGGAAACGGGCGAAGAACTCGGCTTGCCGGTGAGCGGCCTGTTCGTGGCCATCGGCCACACGCCGCAAACGCAACTTTTCAATGGCCAGTTGCGCATGGATGAACAGGGCTACCTGATGACGGAAGTCGGCAGCACGCAAACCTCCGTGGACGGTGTTTTCGCCGCGGGCGAGGTTGCCGCCGTCAATGCGCGTTATCGCCAGGCGGGCACCGCCGCGGGCG containing:
- a CDS encoding NAD(P)-binding protein → MVDVLVLGSGPAGCNAAVYAAQAGYRTLILEGPQPGGQLTTTWMVDNFPGFPEAVDGVELMNRMRQHAEGAGAGLKQESIVRVDLSKRPFELYGESGQLYIADSLVVATGAKAKKLGLPHEDELTGRGVSSCAVCDGRFFKDKPVAVVGGGDTALEEAIYLRQVGCDVTLLVRGDHLRAGQAMRRKFEALEPPVPVRFHTELTAICPTADGSRLGGVMVRHTETGEELGLPVSGLFVAIGHTPQTQLFNGQLRMDEQGYLMTEVGSTQTSVDGVFAAGEVAAVNARYRQAGTAAGDGIKAGMDAPHYLQEQVRVEAAAKDDILREQAETWLAAAQPVRGVF